In Candidatus Neomarinimicrobiota bacterium, the following are encoded in one genomic region:
- a CDS encoding ornithine carbamoyltransferase, with translation MDLKGKDYIETADWSNEELEELLRLAGELKDDFKNGRAHRHLPDKTLFMLFFDKSTRTRNSFEAGITQLGGHAHFIESETSQLAHGESPKDMGIILSSYGHGIAIRHDLLPGVGNAYLREVAEHAEVPVINMQCDVDHPCQTIADLMTIREMFGNDLKGRKIGVSWAYAPSYAKPMSVPQGLITLMPRFGMDVVLAHPPEFKLMPEMIEKAEKYADENGTKFEVADSMEAAFEDADVVYPKSWGCIDLFEKPEESLELSKKYRDWICDEGLMKLTKDESVYMHCLPADRGNEVTNDVIDGKRSVVYQEAENRMHTCKSIMTLTM, from the coding sequence TTGGATTTAAAAGGCAAAGACTATATAGAAACGGCTGATTGGAGCAACGAGGAACTTGAAGAGTTGCTGCGTCTTGCGGGAGAGTTGAAGGATGATTTCAAAAACGGAAGAGCGCACAGACATCTGCCCGATAAAACACTCTTTATGCTTTTTTTCGACAAATCCACCCGCACGCGGAACTCCTTCGAGGCGGGTATAACTCAGTTAGGGGGGCATGCGCATTTCATAGAGTCGGAGACCTCACAACTCGCTCACGGGGAGAGTCCTAAGGATATGGGCATAATATTATCGAGCTACGGTCACGGCATAGCGATCCGGCATGACCTGTTACCGGGAGTGGGGAACGCGTATTTGAGGGAAGTGGCGGAACATGCCGAAGTCCCTGTCATAAATATGCAGTGCGATGTCGACCATCCGTGTCAGACTATCGCCGACCTTATGACCATCAGGGAGATGTTCGGAAATGACCTCAAGGGTCGGAAAATCGGAGTCAGCTGGGCTTACGCGCCGTCATACGCCAAGCCGATGTCTGTTCCGCAGGGACTGATAACTCTAATGCCCCGATTCGGAATGGACGTTGTCCTCGCTCATCCGCCCGAATTCAAGCTTATGCCCGAAATGATAGAAAAAGCTGAAAAGTATGCCGATGAAAACGGTACGAAATTCGAGGTAGCCGATTCTATGGAAGCAGCCTTTGAAGACGCTGATGTTGTCTATCCAAAGAGCTGGGGATGTATAGACCTCTTCGAAAAACCTGAAGAATCGCTTGAGCTGTCAAAGAAATACCGGGATTGGATTTGCGACGAGGGTTTAATGAAGCTTACAAAAGATGAATCCGTTTACATGCATTGTCTTCCCGCTGACAGAGGAAATGAGGTAACGAATGACGTGATAGACGGTAAACGGTCTGTCGTTTACCAAGAAGCAGAGAACAGGATGCACACATGCAAGTCTATCATGACTCTTACGATGTGA